From Lycium ferocissimum isolate CSIRO_LF1 chromosome 12, AGI_CSIRO_Lferr_CH_V1, whole genome shotgun sequence, one genomic window encodes:
- the LOC132041100 gene encoding pentatricopeptide repeat-containing protein At4g32430, mitochondrial has product MFTRRPKTLYRVFLVQNLHSIHNAHQVFDKSTKPALISIHHSMLNSIHQNHKIKALKLFKNQLQTGISKIGEITQHVRSIHNAHQVFDKSTKPTLISIHHSMLNSIHQNNKTQALKLFKNQLQMGISQIDEVAIALALKGYRENVNLGTQIHSLTIKTGFISYQTVPNSLMSMYCKTGNFNKALCVFNSLDFADRVSYNTLLSGFENGKEALSFVHWMHSIGFVFDAVSYTTALSHCTNEEEFRLGIQLHSLVLRFGLENDVFVGNALVTMYSKWGNIVEAERVFLEMPCKDLVSWNALLSGYAQEGNYSKEVSFGFREMMREGVGADHVSFTSALSACGQERCLELAKQIHGLVVKMAYGTHVSVCNVLISLYYKCDENGDANKVFQSMNERNVVSWTTMLSMSDEKAVSIFNGMRRDGVYPNLVTFVGLIHSVTVKNSLLEGQMVHGVCLRTNFFSELNVANSFVTMYAKFELMEDVFKVFEELDQRDLISWNALISGYAQNGMSLEALKTFLSMSMELPPNEYTFGSVLSAIASSECISLKHGQRCHACLTKRGFNSNPIVSGALLDMYAKRGSISESRGVFDEIIDGSQVSWTAIISAHSRHGDYESVMALFKEMKEKGVSPDSITFLSILTACGRKGVVDIGVDIFNSMVRDYSIEPSSEHYSCMVDMFGRAGRLKEAEFFLAQIPGGPGLSVLQSLLGACRIYGNVDMATRVANTLIALEPEESGSYVLMSNLFAEKGQWEKVANIRKGMRDKGVKKEIGFSWVDVGSIDYSLNLHGFSSDDKSHPRTDEIYWMAEWIGSELKHLEHEDEESESVKLSCII; this is encoded by the coding sequence ATGTTTACCCGCCGTCCTAAAACCCTCTACAGAGTGTTCTTAGTTCAAAATCTCCATTCAATTCACAATGCACACCAAGTGTTCGATAAAAGTACTAAACCAGCTCTCATTTCCATTCACCATTCAATGCTCAATTCAATACACCAAAACCATAAAATCAAAGCTCTAAAACTTTTCAAGAATCAACTCCAAACGGGCATCTCAAAAATCGGCGAAATAACACAACATGTCCGTTCAATTCACAATGCACACCAAGTGTTCGATAAAAGTACTAAACCAACTCTCATTTCCATTCACCATTCAATGCTCAATTCAATACACCAAAACAACAAAACCCAAGCTCTAAAGCTCTTCAAGAATCAGCTCCAAATGGGTATCTCACAAATCGACGAAGTTGCAATCGCGTTAGCTCTTAAGGGTTATCGCGAAAACGTAAATTTAGGGACTCAAATCCATAGTTTAACGATTAAAACCGGGTTCATTTCTTATCAAACAGTACCAAATTCATTAATGAGCATGTATTGTAAAACTGGAAATTTTAATAAAGCTTTATGTGTGTTTAACAGTCTTGATTTTGCTGATAGAGTTTCGTATAATACACTGCTTTCGGGGTTTGAAAATGGTAAAGAGGCATTGAGTTTTGTGCATTGGATGCATTCTATTGGTTTTGTTTTTGATGCTGTGAGTTATACTACTGCACTTAGTCATTGTACGAACGAAGAGGAGTTTCGTTTAGGTATCCAATTGCATTCACTTGTATTGAGGTTCGGATTGGAGAACGATGTTTTTGTTGGAAATGCACTTGTGACTATGTATTCGAAGTGGGGTAATATAGTGGAAGCTGAAAGAGTGTTTCTTGAAATGCCCTGTAAAGATTTGGTTTCGTGGAATGCGTTGCTCTCAGGGTATGCACAGGAAGGGAATTACTCAAAGGAAGTGAGTTTCGGGTTCAGGGAAATGATGAGGGAAGGGGTAGGAGCCGATCATGTGTCGTTTACCAGTGCTTTATCTGCTTGTGGACAGGAGAGGTGTTTGGAGCTTGCAAAGCAGATACACGGATTGGTTGTTAAAATGGCTTATGGTACTCATGTTTCGGTGTGTAATGTTTTGATATCGTTGTATTATAAgtgtgatgaaaatggagaTGCGAATAAGGTTTTCCAAAGTATGAATGAACGTAACGTAGTGTCTTGGACGACGATGCTTTCCATGAGTGATGAAAAGGCTGTATCTATTTTTAATGGGATGCGGAGAGACGGTGTTTACCCTAATCTCGTAACGTTTGTCGGATTAATCCATTCTGTAACTGTGAAGAATTCGTTGCTGGAGGGGCAAATGGTTCATGGAGTTTGTTTAAGAACAAACTTCTTCTCTGAACTAAATGTTGCTAATAGCTTCGTTACCATGTATGCTAAGTTTGAATTAATGGAAGACGTGTTTAAGGTTTTTGAAGAGCTCGATCAACGAGATCTCATATCGTGGAACGCTTTGATTTCTGGATACGCTCAAAATGGGATGTCTCTAGAAGCTTTAAAAACATTCTTGTCAATGTCGATGGAATTGCCACCAAATGAATACACGTTTGGTAGTGTCTTGAGTGCAATTGCCTCATCCGAGTGCATTTCATTAAAGCATGGCCAACGATGCCATGCGTGTTTGACAAAACGTGGGTTCAACAGTAATCCAATTGTTTCCGGTGCTCTTCTTGATATGTACGCAAAACGTGGGAGTATTTCCGAATCTCGAGGAGTTTTCGATGAGATAATAGACGGGAGCCAAGTTTCATGGACTGCTATTATTTCCGCTCATTCAAGGCATGGTGATTATGAATCGGTAATGGCTTTGTTTAaggaaatgaaggagaaaggCGTGAGTCCTGACTCaataacttttctttctatacTAACAGCATGTGGTCGGAAAGGGGTGGTTGATATAGGGGTAGATATTTTCAATTCCATGGTTAGAGATTATTCCATCGAACCATCTTCGGAGCATTATTCTTGTATGGTGGATATGTTTGGTCGGGCAGGAAGGCTAAAGGAGGCTGAATTCTTTTTGGCTCAGATTCCAGGAGGACCAGGATTGTCTGTGTTGCAAAGCTTACTTGGTGCTTGTAGGATTTATGGAAATGTTGACATGGCGACAAGAGTAGCCAATACTTTGATCGCGTTAGAACCAGAGGAGTCGGGTTCATATGTTTTGATGTCAAATTTGTTTGCAGAAAAGGGGCAGTGGGAAAAGGTAGCGAACATTAGAAAGGGAATGAGAGACAAGGGAGTGAAGAAAGAGATAGGATTCAGTTGGGTAGATGTAGGtagtattgattattctttAAATTTGCACGGATTTTCATCTGATGACAAGTCTCATCCCCGGACTGATGAGATATATTGGATGGCAGAATGGATAGGTTCTGAGCTGAAGCATTTGGAGCACGAAGACGAAGAGAGTGAGTCAGTAAAGTTATCGTGTATTATATGA
- the LOC132040494 gene encoding mitochondrial thiamine diphosphate carrier 2-like, translating to MEEKGQLKRAFINTTSGAISGGISRTVTSPLDVIKIRFQVQLEPTSQWASLRRDVSGNSKYTGMLQATKDILREEGLKGFWRGNVPALLMVMPYTAIQFTVLHQLKTFAAGSSKSKDHINLSPYLSYISGALAGCAATVGSYPFDLLRTILASQGEPKFYRNMRSAFVDIFKTRGIPGLYAGLTPTLVEIVPYAGLQFGTYDTFKRWMKAWNHLRSSNSSHGDEYISSFQLFICGLAAGTCAKAVCHPLDVVKKRFQIEGLQRHPRYGARLEHRAYRNMYDGLRRILLEEGWAGLYKGIVPSIVKAAPAGAVTFVAFEYTSDWLESILT from the exons ATGGAGGAGAAAGGGCAGCTTAAAAGAGCATTCATAAACACCACATCGGGGGCAATTTCTGGTGGTATATCGAGGACAGTAACCTCGCCTCTCGATGTAATCAAGATCAGGTTTCAG GTTCAACTGGAACCCACTAGTCAGTGGGCCTCGCTTCGAAGAGACGTGTCTGGAAATTCTAAATACACAGGGATGCTGCAAGCTACAAAGGACATACTCAGGGAAGAAGGCTTAAAg GGCTTCTGGCGGGGTAATGTTCCAGCTTTGCTGATGGTTATGCCATATACTGCCATACAATTCACTGTGTTGCACCAATTGAAAACTTTTGCTGCTGGCTCTTCAAAGTCAA AAGATCACATCAACTTGAGCCCTTATCTTTCTTATATCAGTGGAGCATTAGCAGGATGTGCAGCTACAGTTGGTTCATATCCATTTGATCTCTTGAGAACCATTTTAGCCTCGCAAGGGGAGCCAAAG TTTTATCGAAACATGAGGTCTGCATTTGTTGACATATTCAAAACTCGGGGCATTCCTGGACTCTATGCTGGATTGACACCAACACTAGTTGAGATTGTTCCTTATGCTGGTTTGCAGTTCGGAACTTATGATACATTCAAACGCTGGATGAAG gCCTGGAATCATCTTAGGTCTTCTAATTCGAGCCACGGTGATGAATATATTTCGAGCTTCCAGCTTTTTATCTGTGGTTTAGCTGCTGGAACATGTGCTAAAGCTGTCTGTCATCCTCTTGACGTGGTTAAAAAGAGGTTCCAG ATTGAAGGATTACAGAGGCATCCAAGATACGGGGCTCGCCTTGAGCATCGTGCATATAGAAATATGTACGATGGCCTCCGCCGAATCTTGCTAGAGGAAGGTTGGGCTGGACTTTATAAAGGCATCGTCCCATCGATTGTTAAAGCTGCACCTGCTGGTGCTGTAACATTTGTTGCCTTTGAATATACATCAGACTGGCTGGAATCCATTTTAACTTAA
- the LOC132039630 gene encoding uncharacterized protein LOC132039630, whose translation MDTEKFEPLKIQLQQWLYEVEEYVHQIPPTQLYAAVGVVLVTFILFLIIRIFKRTTSSTILLTGLSGSGKTFLFYQLRDGSAHQGTVTSMEPNEDSFILHSERDKKGKTRPVHIVDVPGHSRLRPKLDEFLPQAAGIVFVVDSVEFLPNSRPAAEYLYEILTKATVIKKKIPVLLLCNKVDKITAHTKEFIRKQLEKEIDKLRTSRTAVSEADISDEFTLGVPGEPFVFSLCCNKVIVAEASGLTGEISQLEQFIRENVKP comes from the exons ATGGATACGGAGAAATTTGAGCCGTTGAAGATTCAACTGCAACAGTGGTtatatgaagttgaagaatATGTTCATCAGATACCCCCTACTCAACTTTATGCTGCAGTTGGAGTTGTGCTAGTTACCTTTATTTTGTTTCTAATAA TTCGCATTTTTAAACGTACAACATCTAGTACGATTTTACTCACTGGGCTCAGTGGAAGTGGCAAAACTTTCCTTTTCTACCAG CTTAGAGATGGCTCGGCTCATCAGGGTACTGTGACATCAATGGAACCAAATGAAGATAGTTTTATACTACATTCTGAGAGAGACAAG AAGGGGAAAACCAGACCTGTTCACATTGTTGATGTTCCAGGGCATTCTCGTCTACGCCCGAAACTAGATGAGTTTTTGCCTCAAGCAGCTGGAATTGTGTTCGTGGTGGACTCAGTGGAATTTTTACCGAATAGCCGTCCTGCTGCAGA GTACCTGTATGAAATACTCACAAAAGCAACTGTCATCAAGAAAAAGATTCCAGTACTTCTCCTGTGCAACAAGGTTGATAAAATAACTGCACATACAAAGGAGTTCATAAGGAAACAGCTGGAGAAGGAAAT AGACAAGCTTCGTACATCAAGAACTGCAGTATCTGAGGCAGACATTTCTGACGAGTTTACGCTTGGAGTACCTGGAGAACCATTTGTATTTTCTCTGTGCTGTAACAAAGTAATTGTTGCTGAAGCTTCTGGTTTGACCGGTGAAATTTCTCAGTTGGAACAGTTCATCAGGGAGAATGTAAAACCTTGA
- the LOC132039631 gene encoding photosystem II 5 kDa protein, chloroplastic-like, which produces MASMTMTTSLAGGSVAALTKAPAATNRPRVVMVKASSKVPEAENVVMSNKNETTNNSGRRELFFAMAAAAACSVAGAAMAEDEPKRGSPEAKKKYYQVCVSNPTARICRDAT; this is translated from the coding sequence ATGGCTTCAATGACAATGACAACCTCATTGGCCGGCGGTTCCGTCGCGGCCCTGACCAAAGCCCCGGCCGCGACTAACCGCCCTAGGGTTGTTATGGTAAAAGCAAGTTCAAAAGTGCCCGAGGCAGAAAATGTTGTAATGAGCAACAAGAATGAGACCACCAATAACAGTGGTCGAAGGGAGTTGTTCTTTGCCATGGCGGCCGCTGCAGCCTGTTCTGTTGCAGGGGCCGCCATGGCTGAGGACGAGCCGAAGCGCGGCTCGCCCGAGGCCAAGAAGAAGTACTATCAAGTTTGTGTTTCAAACCCAACTGCTAGAATTTGCCGTGATGCAACTTAG
- the LOC132039263 gene encoding uncharacterized protein LOC132039263, which produces MATYPFERREYLEDVIESQGFYVMNDYGRKIPCGIRKIGDNSEAFEKAKKAAIFAVDKHNEKLENSSKLKLLKIVNINFEPTAGAIYYITLAAMDTSTGKILHYQAKVLEKINTGFKVEMFRLAPYVPKVSEYDEEKNCCIRINNLQDWMDENYLYYKCCYIFKKLVSVKVIKDEETGKSMGYGFLNFKTHSVAMEFSERNKGKPMPNSNQIYSLAFGKN; this is translated from the exons ATGGCAACTTATCCTTTTGAACGAAGAGAATATTTAGAAGATGTGATTGAGAGTCAG ggtttctatgtGATGAACGATTATGGAAGGAAGATACCTTGTGGTATAAGGAAAATTGGAGACAATTCTGAAGCTtttgaaaaagcaaaaaaagctGCTATTTTTGCAGTTGATAAACACAATGAGAAATTGGAGAATTCAtcaaaattgaaattattgaaaattgtaaatatCAATTTTGAACCAACTGCTGGAGCAATTTATTACATAACCTTGGCAGCTATGGATACTTCTACTGGAAAAATTCTTCATTATCAAGCTAAAGTACTGGAAAAAATCAACACTGGTTTCAAAGTTGAGATGTTTCGACTTGCCCCATATGTGCCAAAAGTCTCAG AATATGATGAAGAGAAAAATTGTTGTATTAGGATTAATAATTTGCAGGACTGGATGGATGAGAACTATCTTTATTATAAGTGCTGCTACATATTCAAAAag cTTGTTTCTGTGAAGGTGATTAAAGATGAAGAAACTGGAAAATCAATGGGCTATGGTTTTCTTAATTTCAAAACTCACTCAGTAGCAATGGAATTTTCAGAGAGAAATAAAGGAAAGCCAATGCCAAATTCCAACCAAATTTACTCATTGGCGTTTGGAAAAAACTGA
- the LOC132040615 gene encoding glucosidase 2 subunit beta isoform X1, whose product MEIRLQLIFLIFLCLSSINRSVSLPSIDNLGIAPQDVNYYKGLSLGAIKCKDGSKKFTKDQLNDDFCDCLDGSDEPGTSACPSGKFYCKNAGHVPLSVYSSRVNDGICDCCDGSDEYDGKVKCPNTCWEVGRVARDKLKKKIATFQEGITLRKKEIEEAKLAIAKEEAELSKLKNEEKILKEKVEQLKEKKEQIEKAEEEERLKREKEEKERKEADDAKLEANKAEEKTEVQEEAVKSDIHDKIGLLEDSPSVKDVVEGHDKAADEEHHGGHSVNEEFPVDEVEQVPEDSSQHPEIKEELSTNSDKADVSSRNEEKDATENTESLSKEELGRVIGSRWLGKKSEQETESVDAGTDSNHDNHDDVLSDTNEEEYNGYDSDVDDRKYDDDDEHKYDDDDSEDQVEDFVGEDHDSSSSHKSDSDDDSDSADTTTTRNPSWTEKIQKTVKRIFRAVNLFQTPVNISDADSIRKEYDEASAKLTKIESRLSSLKQKLKQDFGPEKEFYSFHGQCFESKENKYTYKICPFKQATQVEGYSTTRLGNWDKFEDSYRTMQFTSGDHCWNGPDRSLKVKLRCGLKNELTDIDEPSRCEYLAFLSTPALCLEEKLKELQNKLEMMNSEQPQGHDEL is encoded by the exons atggaaATTCGATTGCAATTAATCTTCTTAATATTCTTATGTCTATCTTCAATCAACAGATCTGTATCTCTTCCCTCCATAGATAATCTTGGAATTGCCCCTCAAG ATGTGAATTATTACAAGGGTTTATCATTGGGTGCTATAAAATGCAAAGATGGGTCAAAGAAATTCACTAAAGATCAGCTCAATGATGATTTTTGTGACTGCCTTGATGGGTCCGATGAACCAg GAACTTCGGCATGCCCCAGTGGGAAGTTTTATTGCAAAAATGCAGGACATGTTCCTCTTTCCGTATACTCATCTAGGGTTAATGATGGCATTTGCG ATTGTTGCGACGGGAGTGATGAGTATGATGGTAAAGTTAAGTGCCCAAATACATGTTGGGAGGTCGGCAGAGTAGCTagagataaattgaagaaaaagattGCAACGTTTCAGGAAGGTATAACTCTAAGGAAGAAGGAGATTGAAGAAGCTAAACTTGCAATAGCAAAAGAGGAAGCTGAACTCTCTAagctgaaaaatgaggagaagaTACTTAAAGAGAAGGTTGAACAGCTTAAGG agaaaaaagaacaaattgAGAAGGCTGAGGAGGAAGAACggttaaaaagagaaaaggaagagaAGGAGCGAAAGGAAGCTGATGATGCTAAGCTAGAGGCAAACAAAGCTGAGGAGAAAACTGAAGTTCAAGAAGAAGCTGTGAAGAGTGACATCCACGATAAGATTGGCCTCCTGGAAGACTCTCCTTCCGTAAag GATGTGGTAGAAGGCCATGACAAAGCTGCGGATGAAGAACACCATGGTGGCCATTCCGTGAACGAGGAGTTCCCTGTTGACGAGGTAGAGCAGGTGCCTGAGGATTCTTCACAG CATCCTGAAATAAAAGAGGAGTTGTCCACCAACAGTGATAAGGCTGATGTTAGTAGCAGAAATGAG gAGAAAGATGCTACTGAAAATACAGAGTCACTGTCAAAGGAAGAGTTAGGTCGTGTTATTGGTTCTCGTTGGTTAGGAAAAAAGAGCGAACAGGAAACTGAGTCAGTTGATGCTGGTACAGATAGCAACCATGATAACCATGATGATGTGCTATCTGATACCAATGAAGAGGAGTATAACGGATATGATTCTGATGTTGATGACCGcaagtatgatgatgatgatgaacaCAAGTATGACGATGATGACAGTGAGGACCAAGTTGAAGATTTTGTTGGAGAGGATCATGATTCAAGTTCTTCACATAAGTCTGACTCTGATGATGATTCTGATTCTGCAG ATACTACAACTACAAGGAATCCTTCGTGGACGGAGAAGATACAAAAAACTGTAAAGAGAATTTTTCGGGCTGTCAATTTGTTCCAAACTCCGGTGAACATTTCTG ATGCTGACAGCATACGCAAAGAGTACGATGAGGCAAGTGCTAAGTTGACAAAAATCGAATCAAGGCTATCTAGCTTGAAGCAAAAGTTGAAACAAGATTTTG GACCGGAGAAGGAATTCTATTCATTCCATGGTCAATGTTTCGAAAGCAAGGAGAACAA gtatacatataagatttGCCCTTTCAAACAAGCTACCCAAGTTGAGGGCTACAGTACAACTCGGTTGGG GAACTGGGATAAATTTGAGGATTCCTACAGAACCATGCAATTTACAAGTGGTGACCATTGCTGGAATGGGCCAGATAGAAGTTTAAAG GTCAAATTAAGGTGTGGTTTGAAAAATGAACTAACTGATATAGATGAACCGAGCCGCTGCGA ATATTTAGCCTTTTTGTCTACACCGGCACTTTGTCTTGAAGAAAAGCTGAAG GAACTACAAAATAAACTAGAGATGATGAATAGTGAGCAACCACAAGGTCATGATGAACTATGA
- the LOC132040615 gene encoding glucosidase 2 subunit beta isoform X2, translating to MEIRLQLIFLIFLCLSSINRSVSLPSIDNLGIAPQDVNYYKGLSLGAIKCKDGSKKFTKDQLNDDFCDCLDGSDEPGTSACPSGKFYCKNAGHVPLSVYSSRVNDGICDCCDGSDEYDGKVKCPNTCWEVGRVARDKLKKKIATFQEGITLRKKEIEEAKLAIAKEEAELSKLKNEEKILKEKVEQLKEKKEQIEKAEEEERLKREKEEKERKEADDAKLEANKAEEKTEVQEEAVKSDIHDKIGLLEDVVEGHDKAADEEHHGGHSVNEEFPVDEVEQVPEDSSQHPEIKEELSTNSDKADVSSRNEEKDATENTESLSKEELGRVIGSRWLGKKSEQETESVDAGTDSNHDNHDDVLSDTNEEEYNGYDSDVDDRKYDDDDEHKYDDDDSEDQVEDFVGEDHDSSSSHKSDSDDDSDSADTTTTRNPSWTEKIQKTVKRIFRAVNLFQTPVNISDADSIRKEYDEASAKLTKIESRLSSLKQKLKQDFGPEKEFYSFHGQCFESKENKYTYKICPFKQATQVEGYSTTRLGNWDKFEDSYRTMQFTSGDHCWNGPDRSLKVKLRCGLKNELTDIDEPSRCEYLAFLSTPALCLEEKLKELQNKLEMMNSEQPQGHDEL from the exons atggaaATTCGATTGCAATTAATCTTCTTAATATTCTTATGTCTATCTTCAATCAACAGATCTGTATCTCTTCCCTCCATAGATAATCTTGGAATTGCCCCTCAAG ATGTGAATTATTACAAGGGTTTATCATTGGGTGCTATAAAATGCAAAGATGGGTCAAAGAAATTCACTAAAGATCAGCTCAATGATGATTTTTGTGACTGCCTTGATGGGTCCGATGAACCAg GAACTTCGGCATGCCCCAGTGGGAAGTTTTATTGCAAAAATGCAGGACATGTTCCTCTTTCCGTATACTCATCTAGGGTTAATGATGGCATTTGCG ATTGTTGCGACGGGAGTGATGAGTATGATGGTAAAGTTAAGTGCCCAAATACATGTTGGGAGGTCGGCAGAGTAGCTagagataaattgaagaaaaagattGCAACGTTTCAGGAAGGTATAACTCTAAGGAAGAAGGAGATTGAAGAAGCTAAACTTGCAATAGCAAAAGAGGAAGCTGAACTCTCTAagctgaaaaatgaggagaagaTACTTAAAGAGAAGGTTGAACAGCTTAAGG agaaaaaagaacaaattgAGAAGGCTGAGGAGGAAGAACggttaaaaagagaaaaggaagagaAGGAGCGAAAGGAAGCTGATGATGCTAAGCTAGAGGCAAACAAAGCTGAGGAGAAAACTGAAGTTCAAGAAGAAGCTGTGAAGAGTGACATCCACGATAAGATTGGCCTCCTGGAA GATGTGGTAGAAGGCCATGACAAAGCTGCGGATGAAGAACACCATGGTGGCCATTCCGTGAACGAGGAGTTCCCTGTTGACGAGGTAGAGCAGGTGCCTGAGGATTCTTCACAG CATCCTGAAATAAAAGAGGAGTTGTCCACCAACAGTGATAAGGCTGATGTTAGTAGCAGAAATGAG gAGAAAGATGCTACTGAAAATACAGAGTCACTGTCAAAGGAAGAGTTAGGTCGTGTTATTGGTTCTCGTTGGTTAGGAAAAAAGAGCGAACAGGAAACTGAGTCAGTTGATGCTGGTACAGATAGCAACCATGATAACCATGATGATGTGCTATCTGATACCAATGAAGAGGAGTATAACGGATATGATTCTGATGTTGATGACCGcaagtatgatgatgatgatgaacaCAAGTATGACGATGATGACAGTGAGGACCAAGTTGAAGATTTTGTTGGAGAGGATCATGATTCAAGTTCTTCACATAAGTCTGACTCTGATGATGATTCTGATTCTGCAG ATACTACAACTACAAGGAATCCTTCGTGGACGGAGAAGATACAAAAAACTGTAAAGAGAATTTTTCGGGCTGTCAATTTGTTCCAAACTCCGGTGAACATTTCTG ATGCTGACAGCATACGCAAAGAGTACGATGAGGCAAGTGCTAAGTTGACAAAAATCGAATCAAGGCTATCTAGCTTGAAGCAAAAGTTGAAACAAGATTTTG GACCGGAGAAGGAATTCTATTCATTCCATGGTCAATGTTTCGAAAGCAAGGAGAACAA gtatacatataagatttGCCCTTTCAAACAAGCTACCCAAGTTGAGGGCTACAGTACAACTCGGTTGGG GAACTGGGATAAATTTGAGGATTCCTACAGAACCATGCAATTTACAAGTGGTGACCATTGCTGGAATGGGCCAGATAGAAGTTTAAAG GTCAAATTAAGGTGTGGTTTGAAAAATGAACTAACTGATATAGATGAACCGAGCCGCTGCGA ATATTTAGCCTTTTTGTCTACACCGGCACTTTGTCTTGAAGAAAAGCTGAAG GAACTACAAAATAAACTAGAGATGATGAATAGTGAGCAACCACAAGGTCATGATGAACTATGA